A segment of the Longimicrobiales bacterium genome:
ACCGAGCCCAGGATCGTGCGCATGCCGCGCACCTTGGACAGCAGCGACTCCGCGCCGAGTGCTGCACCGGCGATCAGGTCGCTGTGCCCGCCGACGTACTTGGTGAGCGAGTACAGCACGATGTCGGCACCGTGCGCGAGCGGCTGCTGCCAGAGCGGACCGAGGAACGTGTTGTCGACTACGACGAGCGGCCGTGACCCGTCCGGCTGTGTCATCGAGCGTGCGAGCTCCGCACAGCGAGCAATGTTGACGAGCGCATTCGTCGGGTTGGCGGGCGTCTCGATGTAGATCACGGCCACGCGGCCGATGCCGCGCGCCATCTCCAGTGCGGGCTCGAGTGAAGAGTCATCGCCTGCCATGAATGGAACGCGCCGGACCCCGTACTCGGGCAGGATGTTGCGCACCAGGTAATCGGTGCCGCCGTAGATCGGCTCGCTGTGGAGGATGACGTCGCCCGGGCGCAGGAACGTGAACAGCGTGGTCGAGATCGCCGCCATTCCGCTGGAAAAGAGCAGCGCGCACTCCGCGCCGTCCCACAGGCAGAGCCGCTCCTCGACGAGCTGCAGGTTCGGGTTGTTGATACGGGAGTAGATGAGCCCGATTTCTTCGCCGCGTCCCGGCTCGCGCAGGCCGTAGGCGACCTCGAAGAACTCCTTGCCCTCCTGCGCCGACCCGAACACGAACGTGGACGTCTGGAAGATCGGCGGCTTGAGCGCGCCCTCGGAAAGCGCGGGCTCGTAGCCGTAGCCCATCATCATCGTCTCGGGGCGCAGTGCATGCCCGTCGATGCTGCGCTTCCGGTAGCTCTTCTCCTGCTCCGCCAATTCCATCCTCCTCGTTGAAGCGCCGGACTGGTGGACCGCCGGATCGACCGGCGCCGGTATCCGGAGGTCCGACCACCTACTGTGCCGTCAGGTCCTCGGTGTAGCCCGGTGCGCGCAGCACATCGAGCGGCTGCGTCAGCGTCTGGCCGTTCATCTCGATGCGAACGGTGTACCGCCCGGGCGGGGCGGGTGGCTCCGAACCGCCGCCGAAGAAGCCGCCGCCGCTCACGACCTCCATCCCACGGCTGACGGCGCCGCCCTCGCGGCGAAGCTGCTGCCACATCGCGCGGCCCAGGTCGGCCACGTCGCCGCCGGCCGCCGACGCAGCGGGCGGCGTCTCGCCAGGGCGCAGCGGATCGCCGCGCTCGCTGCCGCGGCCACCGCGACGGAAGAGGCTGCGGATGTCGCCGGTCGCGATTGCGGTGCGGATCCGCGCAACGGCGGCACTGTCGGCACCGCTCGCGACGAGCGAGTCCGCGATCGCGTTGGCGCGCGCCATGAACGCAATGCTGTCCGCGCGTTCCGAGCGCGAAAGCGGCTCATCGTCGGTGTCGCGCACGCGGAAGTTCCAGTAGACGCGATGCAGCCCCGCATCCGCCGGCCCGGTGAGCGTCTGCACCGTGTCGCCCTGCGCATCGAGGATCACGATCTCCGCCTGCGGCCTCTGCTGCCGTGCGGTCGCCTCCGCTCCGTTGCCGGCCGGATCACCGCTCCCCTGCCGGTCGGTGCTGCTGCGACGATCCGCATCGTCCTGTGTCGTCACCGCTGCTGCAGCCTCGGGGATCCAGTACGTCAGCTCCGCACCGTATTCGACGTTCTCTCCTTCGAACACGCGCTGGCCTGCCGACTCACCGCCGATCCAGATGTCGCCGTACTGCAGTCCCGGCTTCGGTGCGAAGAAGGTGATCTCCTGCGGCGGCCGTGTGCCCCGCATCTGCTGCAGCGGCAGGATGTCGACGACGAGGAGCGAGCGGCCGTGCGTGCCGGCGATCAGCTCGTGGTCCCGGGGATGGACCTTCAGGTCGTGCACGGGCGTCGATCCCATGTCCTCCATGAACCGCCGCCACGTCGCACCGCGATCGAGCGACACGTACGCGCCGACGTCGGTTCCGACGAACAGCAGGTTCGGGTTCACGGGATCCTCGCGGATCACGTGCACGAAGTCGATGCTGCCGCGCGGCAGGTTGCCCGCGATGGAGCCGAAGCTGCGGCCGCCATCCGTCGTCATGAAGACATACGGCGTGAAGTCGCCGGTGCGATGACCGTCGAACGTGACGTA
Coding sequences within it:
- a CDS encoding cystathionine gamma-synthase family protein encodes the protein MAEQEKSYRKRSIDGHALRPETMMMGYGYEPALSEGALKPPIFQTSTFVFGSAQEGKEFFEVAYGLREPGRGEEIGLIYSRINNPNLQLVEERLCLWDGAECALLFSSGMAAISTTLFTFLRPGDVILHSEPIYGGTDYLVRNILPEYGVRRVPFMAGDDSSLEPALEMARGIGRVAVIYIETPANPTNALVNIARCAELARSMTQPDGSRPLVVVDNTFLGPLWQQPLAHGADIVLYSLTKYVGGHSDLIAGAALGAESLLSKVRGMRTILGSVSDAWTGWLLLRSLETLKLRVTSGMKNARYIAEFLADHPKVRRVHYLGMLDDEKQRRIFQKQATAPGSTFSFEVHGGEAEAFRVLDALQVVKLAVSLGGTESLAEHPASMTHSDIPPEDQKRMGITPSMIRLSVGVEHPEDVIADLRQALDRI